The nucleotide window TTGTAATAACTTGCTGCTCAGTGGATAAACTCCATTCACCTggattcatttttattttctggtaGATTTTGTGGTCGGTAATGAAAtcttatttttgaaattttataatcccTGTGTGGCGATATCAGTGCAGATTGTATTTTGTAGTGTTTTGAGAGTAACAGATTTAATTaactttgtttttcccttccaGTCAAGttaatccttttcttttatccCTTTTGGAGCAGGTAAATTGTTTCCGTAATAGGTGAAAAGATAAAAGGCTTGGTTTAAATCTGTTTATATGTAAAGGGTGCTGACTGGAAGTAAAACTATTTTTACATGTCATTGGCTCTAGTTTTAGTATGTACTTTAGGcataggcacgagggtgctaTCTAGgcaaactttatttatttatttatttatatctttGGGGATGGGTAGGCTTGGGTGGTTGATTCTCGGAGAGGATGGGTAGGCATGTATTATGAATGCACCTTCAGTTTGGACCCTTCATCACCTTTTTAAATATGTAGCTTGTTCTTTGGTGTATAATATCTCATATCTTTTGTGtcttaattttttcttcttatatatCTTCCAGAATTACCTACCTACCTTCCACCTCCATCCCCTCTTTTTCAAATATCTTATGTTTGTCTGATAATTTAGGTGGAAGGTATATTGTTACGAGCAGCGGATGAATTGCAGGCACTCCAAGAAGAACGCAAGGTTCATGCACAAGTCTTTCATTCGTTGTTTTCTAATATAGCatagttttccttttaataTTTACGTGCTATCTTCTGGGCTTTCCAGAAAGTGGACCCTCAGACAGCTGAAGCAATAGACCAGTTTTTGTTGAAGCTGAGAGCCTGTGCTACAGCAGATTCATCCTTCACCTTCATCCTTGATGATCCAGCTGGAAACAGCTTTGTTGAGAACCTGTAAgagatttttaatttgaaaagagcacctttttgttattttattttggtcctCGGGGGAGTTTTCATTCTGTCAGTATATGGTTTaggttggatttttttattataaaaggaATGCAGTTAATGTCGTATAAAGGACTTTTACCTCCAGAAGCCCACTTTCCGTTCCCTTTCTCTCTTACATTTTTCAAAGTAgtagaaaagaaatttaacCATTCCTATAATTCCTCTTGGAGGTAATATGCCAATTGCTTTGCATTTGGGTTGGACTCGGGATTCTTgttaatatattttgaaaCTTCTGTTGCTTTTTGTTTGGACCTCTCGCTGACTGAAGATATAAAATATCATGTGTCCAGGTTTGCTCCATCCCCTGATCCATCTTTGAGTATCAAGTTTTATGAACGAACGTCAGAGCAACAATCAACATTAGGGTATGTTGTGGAATCGTCACAAACGGGAAGTGTTCGTGAAGCAGCATCAACAGAAGCAGTTGGTACTTCTGACCAAGTACAAAGAGCCCCACATGGATCAATTGGAGCAGCAGCAGGTCATCGGGCCATTGCTCAGAGTAATAGTGCAGAAATTGCTGAATCTTTGTTTCGATACACGGCTCCAGAGGAGGTACACAACTGTTAGCCATTCTATGCATTAGAATTCTGCATTATCAGCATTTGtagattttgaaatatttggtGTATTGTTTGTTTGACAGGTGATGACTTTCCCATCAACATGTGGAGTTTGCACTGCAAGGTGTGAGACTCGAATGTTTGTCACCAGTATCCTTGGTGTCTTTTTACCACCCTTGAGATATATGAATCAATAAGTCTCTTATATAGTGGTTTTGATGTAATTGTTcttagttttgtgaaaactgaTTTTCTGATTTAAATGTAATCCAATGGCCTACAACTAGACAAGAACACATCCAAAGCAAAGATAAAAATGATTTAGTTCATTGTTACTGTAACTTAAATACattccttatttttttcaagaatGTTAATATCTCTAggactttttttctttgcaagATTTTTTCTTAACAATTTACAGACATTCCATACTTCCAAGAAGTAATTGTCATGGCATCCACTTGTGACGCTTGCGGTTATCGCAATTCTGAGGTTTGTACTGATctgcttgttttctttttctctcttccgtGATTTGGTGGTAATTGTGCTCTCTTGTGCAGTTGAAGCCTGGTGGACGAGTTCCTgagaaagggaagaaaattATTCTCCGTGTGGAGAATGTTAAGGATCTTAGTCGTGATGTAATAAAGGTCTATCACCTTGTTCATATTGTATCTCGTCATCATCTTATGATCTGTtcattttacatatatatgccacTATATCAGTAAGCTGTGCttgacattgctttttatttttactttttaaagttgacttgttcTAATGGCTaccatttatatttttatactgCAATTTCTGCACAAGAGTATGGAACTTTAGATTTCCAGTAGACAGAAATGTGTGAAAAAGATGGAGAGTATCAATGGTGTAAAATAAAGGTTTTGTTTCGCAATTGCTGGTAGTACTAAGTGATCTACTGATAAATACTATAAGAATGTGACTAAAAGTGTTTTTCCACTTAGACATGGGATAGATTGGGTTGATTACCTTCCACTTAGAGATGTTTAATACCTTTGTTTTTGGTATAAAGTTGCAAAGCATTGTCTGACAAACTATATCATGTTGGCTCAGTCAGATACTGCAAGCGTGACAATTCCAGAAATTGAGTTGGAGCTGACGAGTGGCACTCTGGGAGGGGTTGTTACAACTGTTGAAGGCTTGATCATGAAAATCAGTGAAAGTAAGTATTGATTTCTGTCTGTGGCTGCGATTTCTTTTATATGATTCTTTTAATTCCCCTGTGAGTATCTTAAAAAGTGGATTTTGACATTGACTTGTATTTTGCGGTACCTACGTACCTGATTAGTGCCTTTATGATTTGTCCTGCAGGCCTTGAGAGGGTACATGGATTTAGTTTTGGTGATAGTATTGATGAGCATAAGAGAAGCAAGTGGCTCAACTTTCAAGCAAGCCTAAAGAAGGTACTGGATGTCCTGTCAGCAGAACACATATAGAAAAGGAATATGTAGGCTGAGCTTTTAATTTCTGTAATAATCTTTTCATGAATCAATGGAACATAGGTGGACCAGAACTCCTGTGCAAGACagttatttcaaaaaataattaaataataataataaaaaaggatgGACAGAATTTCCTATATAAGCATGTCAACCAAAAGTATATTGTAATTCTGGTGTTTGTTACTCCTTGGGATTTAAAAGGTTCTTGGGACATTCTTTGTCACAAACAATGATAATGTGTAGAAAGATattgtttgttatttttttggttggtacTAGTTTGTTCCTTGACCTCTCTCCCTTTGGTGGCAGCTTTTGTGTTTAGAAGAGCCTTGGAATTTAATTCTTGATGATGCATTGGCTAATTCTTTTGTTGCACCGGGAACTGACGATATCAAAGATGACCATCAGTTGATGTGTAAGCCTCCTTCTTTCCATCTTGACAGTACACTTTCAAAatagaatttattttttcctccaTTTTGTGCTCTCAGAGAAAATGTATCTCATGGTTAAAATTAGTAGATTTTGACCATTACGTGAGATCGAAATGAGGCTTTTACCAgtacatattttcttttttcccgtCTTTGTCTGGATCGGGTTTTTGGTTGTTCATCTAGATTCTGCAATTTCAAactggtttttttaatttaatttaatttaattgagttgtTTTTCAACATTTTCTACATATCCTGCAAAAGAAATACTTATGTATAACTGTATCACTCCTGTGTTGCTGTATGCATCTCAGGTTGTGAGGTGCCTCGGGAACACAACCAACTATGCATTCAAGCAGTTCTAGCTCCCTTGgcccccaattaaattgattatctTTTTCAAGCAGTAATGATAAAATTGGATGGATCAGAAATTTAAAAGGCTGCTTaatgggagaaaaaaaaattcttggaCTTTACGGAGGTTTATTGttctatattttaatttaaaatataaaagcaGCGGAAGAACCTGTTGGAAGAACATTGAAATAATGACTGACTTTTCAAGTCATATATCTCGGTCTAGTACTTGTGTGACGTTGAGAATTGGTTTGTTCAAACCCCTTTATTTGAGGGAGCATAACTAGGAGGATGAAGGGTTTAGAATCTAGGAGCTTGGATTAGTTTAGTACATATGTTACtattgcttttgtttgtttaaactTTGCTAACAAGTTTCTTGTGCTGGCTGCCTCCAGTTGAGGAATATGAGAGGTCATGGGAGCAAAATGAGGAATTGGGTCTGAATGACATCGATACCTCTTCCGCCGATGCTGCTTATGACTCTAAGGATGCGACTACAGAAGAGAAGTAAGAGGTGTAAATTTATTACTTTCCCCATTTTCTCCGAGGGGAAGGAATGCCATTCATTAACTTGAGCTTGTGTAAAACGTTAAATTGTTAGAGCAGTTTAATTACCATTTGAGCTCATGCTGGTTGGTGGATACTGTGTTACACTTGCACCATTTgactatattttttatttatggtatgccTCTTTCTAAGAACTGAGGGTGTCTTCACGACCTTACTTATGGTATGCTCATCCAAATAGAAGCTTGAAGCACTTGCTATTTTAGGTTGTGCTTGCTACAAACACGTCCAAATAGATTTTAGGTGGATTTCTTGTTTAGATTAATTGGAGATGATCAACAGGTTCATACTGGGATAAGATAGCTTATAGAAACTTAATACTAGTATAGTTGAgaagaaattattttgtggatttATGGTATATTTATTCATTTGAAATGGGAGAagtcatgagagagagagagagagagagagagagagagagagagagagagagagagagagagagagagagattatcgTCCTCCAATCAGTCTAAGGTTTCATATTCAGGGTATAGAATGGTATGAAGATAGCTCAAAACTCTAAAAGTAAAACCTGAAATCTAACCAATTAACGACTACgaaacagaaaaaaagggttttgattCATGACCTTCCAAATATAGCTTCATCAACCAAAAGCAGACATACGAAAAGCTCAACTAAATTCATGGTTCAGCACTTAAGAGCTACAAACATTAGTAATctaattataacaaaatatcagCCTTAGCAGGCAGCCTGCGGAAGAAGTTGATTGGTCCTGAAGGCCAGCTGCGGCGAAACCTTGGAGGCATCATTATAAGCAACCATGCCAATGCTGCCACCACGTGGATTGGCGTGAAATAGAAAACTAAGGCAGCTACAAAGCAGAATGTTACAAACAACGCCGTAGCTAGCGAATCTCGCCAGCTTAATAGTGCCTGAATTCGCTCCCCATAGACAGCAACATCACCAACTACAGTCTGAATTCTGCCAGCCACACTCCTCAAGCGATCATATCTCATTCTCACAATGTCCGAAGGCCGACTGGTCGGAAACGTGTCAAATTCTTCATCTAGCTCATCGGGGTGCACTAACTCAGCGTATGACAAGCCTGTGCTTATGTGGGGAGGATAAAGAGGCCGGAAGCGGAAGTTCCATAACCCAGTCAGAAAcaagtaaataaaaattgtggGGAAAATTAGTTGAGGGAACCGAACAAGCATAAAGAAGAGAACATGGACAAGCACCGTCGTTATAGGATTCTTCCACATGCAAATTTCACTAAACCATTTGAATAGAGCAACCAATCCTGATAAAGTCGACATAACCCTGAAGAAATTTGCTTTGCTCCGTCGGATGCTAAAAAGATGCGAGTCGACATCACACATGTATTCCACCACTTCCCTCCTGAGCGGGGGCTTATCTCGAGCTAGCCATAAAGCAACTAGGTTGGCAGCTTGGAAACGTAACCTGTCAAAATCCGCAACACTGATAGGGCTTACATAGTGCATCTTTGGCTGAAGCGGTTGTGAGTATATGTAAAGCCTGTTTAGAAGAGAGGGACACAAAAACCGAATTGCCAAATGCAACTCCCCCTTCTTCTTAACACCTGATGGGTGCAGAGCCACCAGTGGATATGAGTGCGTGTATATCCGGCCTACTTCTAGTGTCGAGATTCGAATTCGAACCCTCCCAATCCTCTGGTGTCTGGTAGAACCACCATGAACCGTGCTGAACAAGCAGCTATTGTCAAATACCCCTACGGTGAGGACTGTAGCAGGATCAAAAACCTCCCAGTTGTACTGTTCATTGTATTTTGGAGACAAGTTGTCAATAATGGTTCTTGTCCGGACCCATTTATCACCGTACTTTGCTACACAGTATGTATCTGCTGTGCCCCTGTCATCACGTGTTTTAATCGGCTGAATCCCTACAGCACCCAGAATTCCGAGCTCTAAAACCCCAATGGACGGCCTCCTGAGCTGCTCCGCTGTGGGGCGGAAATCACTACTGTAATAAGCTGACTCATCGAATACATGGTATCCTCCTTCTATACAAATCCGGAGATGGACGCGGCTTGAGAATGGGTCATCTGCGGAGTTGGACTCTTGAAGGAGAACCTCGTTGGTTGCATCATCAGGATGATCAGTAACAAACGACTTTTCCAGATTAAACCACCGGCTAGGAATGCTGCGGTCATCGACACGCATTTGTACATCATGCAGCTTTATCAAGGCCCTCCCAATAAGGGTGTCATTAAAACCCACACGATCCTCAACTGAGAGGAACAAATATGGAAAGGGGTCATCAGTAGtgacaaataaaaattcttcATTCCAAATGGGGTTTAGGTTCTGATCCTGAACTGGTTTTGTTCTTAAAACCTGGTTTCCCATCTGTAACTTGACAAATACATTTGGCAAATTGTCATCCTCCCTTACAAACAGGTCTTGTGCTTCGATAATATTAACTCGCACGTACCACAACCTTGGTGCCTGATAGATCTTTGAGCGCATTTCTGTGGAGTCAATCTGTGAGCTATTCAAGGGAACTGCATCAGAATGCCACGCCTCGGAAAAAGCAGTGTCTGCTTGGGTACCATACCAGACTGCGAGCATAACCTCACCTTTGATCCTTCTTACTCTCTGCCCCTCAAGCGGGTACCATTTTGGCTCCAGAGGACTTTCAGGTGGGACTATTGTTGGAACCGCATCGAGGGGAAAAGTTACGTACCCCACAATGTCATCATCTTCGCTCGGATCCTTGTGCTTTATCAAAACTTCCAATTCACGCATTTGCATCTTCTCCTTTGAAAAGGCAAAGACCTGGTTCCATACTGGATTTTTCTGCTTTTCAAAGTGCTTTGTAGTCCCTTTATAGTTTCCGGCTTTTACCTCAACGAATGGATTAAGACTGCCTGTTACACCCCTTGAAGGAAGATCACGAGCATTAACGACCTTTACATAAAGAATATCCATCCGTTCAACTAGATCATAGGCGCTTGCAGTCTTGGGTCCGTTAATAAAATGGCCAGCGACAACCGGTCCACCTCCAAGGTTGGGGCTTGTCTCCTTAAGTGCAAAGCCACAAGTATCATCCTTGATTGAAAATGGCGGGGCAGCTGGACGTTGTCGTGGTTGGTCCTCATGATGACTTGGAttaggaagacgatgagaggTGTGCCTTGTCTCAGCTTCCTCCGTATTTCGTGTAGCAAGATTTGAAATTCCCTGAGTCATCAACTGTTCTTGAGCTAGGCCTGGATCCCTACTTGGGAGGGgtgcaacagcagcagcaattGGGGTGGATGAGGACATGTTTGATGGTTCAGGACCAGTAACATAAACCTTGAGGGTGAGCTCTCCTCTCACATGTGAGAAGATGCCCCGCTTTTCCAAAAGGAAGTCTGTAGCAACATCATCAGAATATGTGGAAAGTGAATCCCCAGGGATTCTAATCTTCCCAAGAAACGACTTGGTCTTGAAGTAGGTAGGCTTGACACTGTGGTAGACATAGGCATCCAGTCGAAGTTTGTCCAGATGGGACGATTCAGAAATGTTGAAGTAGAAGCTTTCATTCCAAACTGGATTTAGGTCCTTTTCTTTAACAGTGGTGCGTAGCCTCAGACCATCAAAGCTAAGCTCCACAAAGGCACTGCATGAaccttcatcatcttcagGATAAAGATTGTGGGCACCAACCACAACTACCCCTAGTTTATGGGGGTTGCTCATCATCAGAGTAACATATGTGTCTGCGCACtgaagaaatggaaaataacTAGAACCACCTTACCtgcaaaaaaagagagaattatTATATTAACTGAGATACtgatatgcatatatatgtgtgtgtaatTGCATGAACTGACATGAAACAGAGGATACTGATGAATTGATTAGGCGAAAATTTGTAGAATCAATGCAGAACATTAAAATGTTCAAAAAATCAAGCAAACTAAGTAGTTACTCTTtcattgaaataaaaagaaacttaaaataaaatgaattcaTAAGTCATTGCCATAATATGAATGCCCCAGTTGAATTGTTTACCTGATGACAAAAAAAACTGCAACAAGGGAAACGAAGGCAACAATGACCGCAAAATGGTGTGAAATACTTGAAATggttgaaacaaaaaatagtgCAAATTAGTCACTATATATAAGTGTTGCAggattttgttatatatatacatatccgGATAAACCGATACATAGATTTCAATTGCTTAATAATGTTCAAGTGTGagtcaataaaagaaaaaatcttcttaaaaaaggaaacagtCCATAATAATCAAGCTAATGTTTACTTCTACAAACATACCTCTTCAGGCTGGGCATGCAGCAGCATCACCTTGTCTGGTCCTCACAAATTGtcctaaaaatataaattgccATTGCAAGGCCATTACTTCCACAGACTTCAGTCAAAGGACATGAGTAGAGTTTATGAAATGTTGACGAAGCAAATTCAAAATAGACAGGCAGATGAGAGAGGAGCAAAAGATAGAATATCACACAAATTGCCACTGAAAATGCTTAATTAGAGAGACATGAATTTTTAATTAGAAACTTGATTGCTGCAACTGGTGAacatttaaatattattaaaataaaggtTTGATCTAGTCTTACATGCGTTAACTCTgacatttttttgaatttggagTTGTTTCCTTGATAAATTTTCATGCCAAGTCCATATTTTAGTATTGAATAGTTTGTTTATGTTATTTGTCCAAGATTCCTAAGTTCCCAACTGTAAGTCAAGTCATATAGAGTAATCTGGCTTGATTTCAATAAGTGCCATCAAACTACAAGTGGGTTTTTGTCTTTAACACGACACTGCCCAATTTATTTCTGTCTTGGATGTGTAAACTGTAGTTGGagggaaaaaaagaggaaCTCTCTAACCTAGGACATTGTCGAatggtgtttttcttttttggcgtTTTCTTGGTCAATGAGATGTGTTTTTGAATTGTATGTTTATTGTATAAACTTGAAATATGGTCTTGATTGACAGAAGAGAATCCCAAGAATAGATTGATTCTTGTTGATGCCAAGTCATTGCTTAGTATTGGATGGTTCACTTAAACAAGTGCAAGATAGAAAATTTGCCAGTCTTAACTTCCAAGTGTAAGATGTTAGAGGCCTTCCTCTCTCTGGAACCACCATATACGGCCTGAAAACTAAACAAGCAGAAACCGCAAGTCTTGCTGCTTTTCTGCTGCGTTTCAATTGCTTAAAAAGAGAGGAATCATGTTAATCACAGGTAACAGTACTAATTCATTTGCTCCTCCTTTTTGTTAATCACTTATTTTTTACGCTTGAAGAAGAGTTAACTGTCCTACATTGAGTTTACAAACTTAAAATTAATGCTTTGTTTGATACGTTCTgatgttttgaaaagaaaattaaaataaaaacttgctTTTCCAGTTGTTAGCAGTTTGATTTTCTCAAACCAGCGGAAGACAATGCAACTTATCCCTGAAAGTTTGAGAAAACTTTGGAACGAGTGGGAGCTTCGGGGTATGGTTCTAGCCAGTCTTGCCTTGCAAATTATCCTCATCCTGATTGGCAACTGGAGAAAACATTCAACCAGTAACAAGCTCAGAATTCTTCTGTGGCTCTCTTACCTGTCAGCTGACTCAGTTGCAACAGTTGCACTTGGCATACTCTCCAGCAACCAAGAAGAATCTCAAGGTGATTCCGTAAACCCGAAAGTTGTAATAACCGCATTTTGGGCACCCTTTCTTCTCTTACATCTTGGTGGCCCAGATACTATCACTGCTTACTCATTAGAAGACAATGAGTTGTGGCTTAGGCACTTGCTTGGGCTATTTGTCCAGGTGGTTGTAGCTTTATATGTCGCTTTCAGAGCATGGTCCAGTAAAGAGTTAAATTTTTTGGCAATACCAATGTTCATAGTTGGGATGATCAAGTTTGGGGAGAGGACATGGGTTCTAAGATCGGCAAGCAGTGAGCATTTTAGAGATTCTATGCTTCATGATCCTGACCCAGGTCCCAATTATGCTAGATACATGGAAGAATATTGTTCAAAGAGAGCCCAGGGCTTCAGAGTTAACTCGGTTGAACTAGGAGGGGATAACTCACTAGTTGATGCAGTTGTTGACGGTACCCAAAATGTGGCAATTTTAGACAAGGCCTACGACTTCTTTGAAACATTCAAACTGCTTTGTGCTGATCTCATCCTCAGCTTCCATGATATAGTACACAGCCACTCCTTCTTAGAAAATACAAACTCCGATCAAGCTTTCGAAGTTATTGAGTTTGAGCTAGGATTCATGTATGATGCCTTTTATACTAAGTCAGTTCTGGTTTCTTCTGGTCTGGGTTGCATTCTCCGCGGTATTACTGTTTCTATAACACTTTCTGTATTCATAGCCTTCCTGTTCTCAAAGAAGCAAGCATACAGTGGAGTAGATGTAATTATCacatatatattgttgataGGAGCAATAGTCCTAGAATCTTATGCTGTAGCATTGCTGCTTTCCTCAGACAGGACAAGGCTATGGCTGAATAAGCAAAAAAATATGGTGGCACGTCTCATGGTTCTCTTGCGCAGTGCCGTTTCGTCAGTCCCTTTGGGTTATAACAAGAGGTGGTCTAATACCTTGGCACAATACAACCTCATCACATTTTGTCTTAAGGCTAAGCCAACGAAATGCATTTCTGTCCAGAAGTTCTTATTCATTTATCAGTTGTTAGAGAAGTATCGATACAAAGAGTTGGTGGATATCCCCACTGAGTTGAAGGAGTTGATATTTGAGCAGCTCCAAGAGAAATCAAGGATTGGTTCCAACGTTGAGGCTAGCAAACGAAAACAAGTATGTGCTCGAAGGGGTGAC belongs to Prunus persica cultivar Lovell chromosome G4, Prunus_persica_NCBIv2, whole genome shotgun sequence and includes:
- the LOC18780822 gene encoding zinc finger protein ZPR1 homolog; amino-acid sequence: MEGGIGGSQSKDQNQIVDVRSVVESVSAEDSDAPLYQVESLCMRCGENGTTSFLLTLIPHFRKILLSAFECPHCNERNNEVQFAGELQPKGCCYQLKVPSGDPKMLNRQVVKSEFATIKIPELDFEIPPESQRGSLSTVEGILLRAADELQALQEERKKVDPQTAEAIDQFLLKLRACATADSSFTFILDDPAGNSFVENLFAPSPDPSLSIKFYERTSEQQSTLGYVVESSQTGSVREAASTEAVGTSDQVQRAPHGSIGAAAGHRAIAQSNSAEIAESLFRYTAPEEVMTFPSTCGVCTARCETRMFVTNIPYFQEVIVMASTCDACGYRNSELKPGGRVPEKGKKIILRVENVKDLSRDVIKSDTASVTIPEIELELTSGTLGGVVTTVEGLIMKISESLERVHGFSFGDSIDEHKRSKWLNFQASLKKLLCLEEPWNLILDDALANSFVAPGTDDIKDDHQLMFEEYERSWEQNEELGLNDIDTSSADAAYDSKDATTEEK
- the LOC18780804 gene encoding FT-interacting protein 1, with amino-acid sequence MMSNPHKLGVVVVGAHNLYPEDDEGSCSAFVELSFDGLRLRTTVKEKDLNPVWNESFYFNISESSHLDKLRLDAYVYHSVKPTYFKTKSFLGKIRIPGDSLSTYSDDVATDFLLEKRGIFSHVRGELTLKVYVTGPEPSNMSSSTPIAAAVAPLPSRDPGLAQEQLMTQGISNLATRNTEEAETRHTSHRLPNPSHHEDQPRQRPAAPPFSIKDDTCGFALKETSPNLGGGPVVAGHFINGPKTASAYDLVERMDILYVKVVNARDLPSRGVTGSLNPFVEVKAGNYKGTTKHFEKQKNPVWNQVFAFSKEKMQMRELEVLIKHKDPSEDDDIVGYVTFPLDAVPTIVPPESPLEPKWYPLEGQRVRRIKGEVMLAVWYGTQADTAFSEAWHSDAVPLNSSQIDSTEMRSKIYQAPRLWYVRVNIIEAQDLFVREDDNLPNVFVKLQMGNQVLRTKPVQDQNLNPIWNEEFLFVTTDDPFPYLFLSVEDRVGFNDTLIGRALIKLHDVQMRVDDRSIPSRWFNLEKSFVTDHPDDATNEVLLQESNSADDPFSSRVHLRICIEGGYHVFDESAYYSSDFRPTAEQLRRPSIGVLELGILGAVGIQPIKTRDDRGTADTYCVAKYGDKWVRTRTIIDNLSPKYNEQYNWEVFDPATVLTVGVFDNSCLFSTVHGGSTRHQRIGRVRIRISTLEVGRIYTHSYPLVALHPSGVKKKGELHLAIRFLCPSLLNRLYIYSQPLQPKMHYVSPISVADFDRLRFQAANLVALWLARDKPPLRREVVEYMCDVDSHLFSIRRSKANFFRVMSTLSGLVALFKWFSEICMWKNPITTVLVHVLFFMLVRFPQLIFPTIFIYLFLTGLWNFRFRPLYPPHISTGLSYAELVHPDELDEEFDTFPTSRPSDIVRMRYDRLRSVAGRIQTVVGDVAVYGERIQALLSWRDSLATALFVTFCFVAALVFYFTPIHVVAALAWLLIMMPPRFRRSWPSGPINFFRRLPAKADILL
- the LOC18780834 gene encoding uncharacterized protein LOC18780834, with product MLITVVSSLIFSNQRKTMQLIPESLRKLWNEWELRGMVLASLALQIILILIGNWRKHSTSNKLRILLWLSYLSADSVATVALGILSSNQEESQGDSVNPKVVITAFWAPFLLLHLGGPDTITAYSLEDNELWLRHLLGLFVQVVVALYVAFRAWSSKELNFLAIPMFIVGMIKFGERTWVLRSASSEHFRDSMLHDPDPGPNYARYMEEYCSKRAQGFRVNSVELGGDNSLVDAVVDGTQNVAILDKAYDFFETFKLLCADLILSFHDIVHSHSFLENTNSDQAFEVIEFELGFMYDAFYTKSVLVSSGLGCILRGITVSITLSVFIAFLFSKKQAYSGVDVIITYILLIGAIVLESYAVALLLSSDRTRLWLNKQKNMVARLMVLLRSAVSSVPLGYNKRWSNTLAQYNLITFCLKAKPTKCISVQKFLFIYQLLEKYRYKELVDIPTELKELIFEQLQEKSRIGSNVEASKRKQVCARRGDQVLQKAHCLKELGWTINEVEFDQSILLWHIATDLCYYSDVNRNSNSVPSENCEDSKLLSNYMMYLLVMCPFMLPNGIGQIRFRDTCAEAEEFFKEKKIMKSGERKACTKLLDVCTDILPSKVKGDRSKSVLFDACRLAKALQSLESDRGWSNERKWEFVSHVWVEMLSYAANQCRWSGHAQQLRRGGELLTHVWLLMAHLGLTEQFQISEGHARAKLIVE